The following are from one region of the Orenia metallireducens genome:
- a CDS encoding PulJ/GspJ family protein: protein MLKIEDIRVSYESGFTLLEVVVVIGLIALISTSLGSLIVSQFEMFNFNTKQSELNEQMGLIISNFEKDIDRATVVSIEDSKILTLKLDIDLDEDIDKIVKYEQEGTKLNKTVYDDNQIDTINENYTITDMLQDINFTKNQNKLTIDIELKNEHMIRKLNKEYYLSEYSYIKYE from the coding sequence TTGTTAAAGATAGAGGATATTAGGGTTAGCTATGAGTCAGGATTTACCTTATTAGAAGTGGTAGTTGTGATTGGCTTAATTGCTTTAATCTCTACTTCTTTGGGAAGTTTGATAGTTAGCCAGTTTGAGATGTTCAATTTTAATACTAAGCAGAGTGAGTTGAATGAGCAGATGGGATTAATCATTAGCAATTTTGAAAAGGATATAGATCGAGCTACAGTAGTATCTATTGAAGATTCTAAAATACTAACTTTGAAGCTAGATATAGACTTAGATGAAGATATAGATAAAATAGTTAAATATGAACAAGAAGGTACTAAACTAAATAAAACTGTTTATGATGACAATCAGATTGATACTATAAATGAGAATTATACAATTACTGATATGCTTCAAGATATAAATTTCACTAAAAATCAGAACAAATTGACTATTGATATTGAATTAAAGAATGAACATATGATTAGAAAATTAAATAAGGAATATTATTTATCTGAATACTCTTATATTAAATATGAATAA
- a CDS encoding type II secretion system protein GspD: protein MNLKSMVQIIRYENFPKKEERVIKRKRINQLILILLLLFLFNFTGQASYQQEKINLNFKEMDLIEAFRILAETAEMNIATDSSIEGKITLYLDNVSFLEAMDILTKTNGLSYRIIHNTIFVAPTEKIKKNYEAKLTRVFKLKNSDPEKIKENLDHLIDDGAIKINQRTNSLIITTYESNFDQIEETIAALDYSRRQIALQVRFEEISHTGLKELGVNWELSGEGKTGDSGSSTTPNLKIGNLNFDYSISLEALETSGVANVLANPKITTIEGEEANINIGDEIPILTNKRTSEDGDEVSQEIEFKNIGIDLKITPKITDEDSIFIDLQPEITTFLEWVEINGSRYPTVSIKKVGTKVKVNNGETLAIGGLIQEKEYETMSKVPLLGDLPILGKLFSQKNFENEKRELIIFITPKIINDNELESSTEKQREKESIENNKKENISLKKELDDKEELLLVSS from the coding sequence TTGAATTTAAAATCAATGGTTCAAATTATACGATATGAAAACTTTCCTAAAAAGGAGGAGAGAGTAATTAAAAGAAAGAGGATTAATCAACTTATACTAATATTACTGCTATTATTCTTATTTAATTTTACTGGACAAGCATCCTATCAGCAAGAGAAGATTAATCTTAACTTTAAGGAGATGGACTTAATAGAGGCCTTTAGAATCCTGGCAGAGACAGCAGAGATGAATATAGCCACTGATAGCTCGATAGAGGGCAAGATTACCCTTTATTTAGACAATGTGTCCTTCTTAGAAGCGATGGATATTCTAACTAAGACCAATGGTTTAAGCTATAGAATTATTCATAATACCATCTTTGTTGCTCCTACTGAGAAGATAAAGAAGAATTATGAAGCTAAGCTAACTAGAGTCTTTAAACTCAAAAACTCTGACCCAGAAAAGATCAAAGAGAATCTAGACCATTTAATCGATGATGGAGCAATCAAGATTAATCAACGCACTAATAGTCTGATTATTACAACTTATGAAAGTAACTTTGACCAAATTGAAGAGACTATTGCTGCCTTAGATTATTCTAGAAGGCAGATTGCTTTACAGGTTCGATTTGAGGAGATATCCCATACAGGGTTAAAGGAGTTAGGTGTAAACTGGGAACTTTCAGGTGAAGGTAAGACTGGTGATAGTGGGTCATCTACTACACCGAATTTGAAGATTGGTAACTTAAACTTTGATTATAGTATCTCTTTAGAGGCTTTAGAGACTTCAGGGGTAGCCAATGTTTTGGCAAATCCTAAGATTACAACTATCGAAGGTGAAGAGGCTAATATCAATATTGGTGATGAAATTCCTATTTTAACCAATAAGAGAACAAGTGAAGATGGTGATGAGGTTTCTCAAGAGATAGAGTTTAAGAATATCGGGATTGATTTGAAGATAACCCCTAAAATAACTGATGAGGATAGTATCTTTATCGATTTACAGCCAGAGATAACTACTTTTTTAGAGTGGGTTGAGATTAATGGAAGCCGTTATCCCACAGTAAGTATAAAGAAGGTTGGAACCAAAGTCAAAGTGAATAATGGAGAAACTCTTGCTATTGGTGGGTTGATTCAAGAGAAGGAGTATGAAACTATGTCTAAGGTTCCTCTTTTGGGTGATCTGCCTATTTTAGGCAAGTTATTTAGTCAAAAGAATTTTGAAAATGAAAAGAGAGAGTTGATTATCTTTATTACTCCTAAAATCATTAATGATAATGAACTAGAGAGTTCAACGGAAAAGCAAAGAGAGAAGGAGTCTATAGAAAATAATAAGAAAGAAAATATAAGTTTAAAGAAAGAGCTAGATGATAAGGAAGAGCTATTATTAGTTTCAAGTTAA
- the lysA gene encoding diaminopimelate decarboxylase — MKLQGTMSINQQGQLEIAGHSLIKIAKEYGSPLYILDEAEIRNNCRAYREAFEKWYPNSMTLYASKAFLSLAMARIIDQEGLGLDVVSGGELYTALKADFPADKIYFHGNNKTKAEIEMALDAKINAFVVDNRYELDMLNRMAGEKGIVADILLRVTPGIEAHTHSYIQTGQTDSKFGLGIQNGLALAAIKEAVNLENVNLKGIHCHIGSQIFKLESFAKAVDVMLEFVEEVKEEAGVILEELNLGGGIGIPYTEAEEKPDIEEYAKIVAGSIKAKCKELEIPLPKVINEPGRSIIATAGSTLYTVGSIKEIPGIRKYVAVNGGMTDNIRPALYEAKYEAILVNKADQAGEEVVTITGKCCESGDILIRDIKLPKAESGDLLLISCTGAYGYSMSSNYNALTRPGVLLVSEDSIDWVVKPQSYDDLIANDVIPERLK; from the coding sequence ATGAAATTACAAGGAACAATGAGTATCAATCAACAAGGTCAGTTAGAGATTGCAGGTCATAGCTTAATTAAGATAGCCAAAGAGTATGGTAGTCCTTTATATATTTTAGATGAAGCAGAGATTAGAAATAACTGTCGAGCTTACCGAGAAGCTTTTGAGAAGTGGTATCCTAATTCAATGACACTTTATGCTAGTAAAGCCTTCTTAAGCTTAGCAATGGCAAGAATTATCGACCAAGAAGGGTTAGGGTTAGATGTAGTATCTGGTGGAGAGTTATATACAGCCTTGAAGGCTGATTTCCCAGCAGATAAGATTTACTTCCATGGAAATAATAAGACTAAAGCAGAGATTGAAATGGCTTTAGATGCTAAGATTAATGCTTTTGTAGTAGATAATAGATATGAATTGGATATGTTAAATAGAATGGCAGGAGAGAAAGGTATAGTTGCTGATATCTTACTTAGAGTTACCCCAGGAATTGAGGCACATACTCACAGTTATATCCAAACTGGTCAAACCGACTCTAAATTCGGCTTAGGTATCCAAAATGGATTGGCTTTAGCTGCAATTAAAGAGGCAGTCAATTTAGAGAATGTCAATTTAAAGGGAATCCACTGCCATATCGGTTCTCAAATTTTTAAATTAGAGTCCTTTGCTAAAGCAGTAGATGTAATGTTAGAGTTTGTAGAAGAGGTTAAGGAAGAAGCAGGGGTTATTTTAGAAGAGTTAAATTTAGGTGGAGGAATTGGAATTCCTTATACTGAAGCTGAAGAGAAGCCTGATATTGAAGAGTATGCTAAGATTGTAGCAGGGTCTATCAAGGCTAAATGTAAAGAACTAGAGATTCCATTACCTAAGGTGATTAATGAGCCAGGTCGTTCAATCATTGCTACAGCAGGTTCTACTCTATATACTGTAGGTTCTATCAAAGAGATTCCAGGAATCCGTAAGTATGTAGCAGTTAATGGTGGAATGACCGATAATATTAGACCTGCTCTATATGAAGCAAAGTATGAAGCTATCTTAGTCAATAAAGCAGACCAAGCAGGAGAAGAGGTAGTAACAATCACTGGTAAGTGCTGTGAGTCTGGAGATATCTTAATCAGAGACATTAAGTTACCTAAAGCAGAGTCTGGTGATTTATTATTAATCTCTTGTACAGGTGCTTATGGTTACTCAATGAGCAGTAATTATAATGCTTTAACTAGACCGGGAGTATTATTGGTCAGTGAAGATAGTATCGATTGGGTAGTTAAGCCACAAAGCTATGATGACTTAATTGCTAATGATGTAATCCCAGAAAGATTAAAATAA
- the pilM gene encoding pilus assembly protein PilM, with protein sequence MFNIFKSKGRLGIEISNFIKIAEFKEREFKTGEYNQLTIEELREFSSKDVITSLSTNNIRLKFIKIPDDLSIKETAQLVELEFADENLVIQHEVVDSLQEKYVIGYGVEKSLIKERFEQLKALKLKPKVIETEFHANIRFLYSQYPNLSETVSLIDIGDQNTDLIIAQEGRLIFLRNFEFAGRHITEKLATINKISFEQAELYKKQGVSKEELRIILEELRSQIYQSIDYFQSEYKVRVAKIFLTGGSSDFKGLQNYLEDQIGIETIKLEDNLYSVAKGLALREEVR encoded by the coding sequence TTGTTCAACATCTTTAAAAGTAAAGGAAGATTAGGGATAGAAATCAGTAACTTTATTAAGATAGCTGAATTTAAAGAAAGAGAATTTAAGACTGGAGAATATAATCAATTGACTATAGAAGAGTTAAGAGAATTTAGCTCTAAAGATGTCATCACTTCCCTAAGTACTAATAATATTAGGTTAAAATTTATCAAAATACCTGATGACTTATCAATCAAAGAGACTGCACAGCTGGTAGAGCTTGAGTTTGCTGATGAAAATTTAGTTATCCAGCATGAGGTGGTAGACTCTTTACAAGAGAAGTATGTGATAGGATATGGGGTTGAGAAGTCTTTAATTAAAGAACGTTTTGAGCAGCTAAAAGCTCTAAAGCTAAAGCCTAAAGTTATTGAAACAGAATTTCATGCCAATATCAGATTCTTATATAGCCAATACCCTAATTTGAGTGAGACAGTTTCTTTGATAGATATTGGAGATCAAAATACTGATTTGATTATTGCTCAGGAAGGAAGATTAATCTTTTTGAGGAATTTTGAGTTTGCAGGAAGGCATATTACTGAAAAGTTGGCTACTATTAATAAGATCTCCTTTGAGCAAGCAGAACTCTATAAGAAACAAGGGGTTAGCAAGGAAGAGTTGAGGATAATCTTAGAGGAATTAAGGAGTCAAATCTATCAATCAATAGATTATTTTCAATCAGAGTATAAAGTAAGGGTGGCTAAGATATTCTTGACTGGAGGTAGTAGTGATTTTAAAGGATTACAGAATTATTTAGAGGATCAAATTGGAATAGAGACTATCAAATTAGAGGATAATCTATATTCTGTAGCAAAGGGGCTGGCTTTAAGAGAAGAGGTTAGATAA
- a CDS encoding type IV pilus modification PilV family protein yields MKLQQEEAAFTLIEVVLATALLGIVAVAFSSYWTTSSQALEDIHLRTVARELAKNSLEVLRAEGDSLEEGDDFTTSLNNMASQQSEDIRIDNIDFSREITIEDVEEGLKKVMIEVSWYEGEQSFKLTTLLADRRRLD; encoded by the coding sequence ATGAAGCTACAGCAAGAGGAAGCAGCCTTTACCTTAATTGAAGTGGTTTTAGCTACGGCTCTTTTAGGAATCGTAGCAGTAGCCTTCAGTAGCTATTGGACTACCAGTAGCCAAGCCTTAGAGGATATCCATCTCAGGACTGTAGCTCGGGAGCTTGCTAAGAACTCCTTAGAGGTCTTAAGGGCAGAGGGTGATTCTTTAGAGGAAGGTGATGATTTTACTACTTCCTTGAATAATATGGCTAGTCAACAGAGTGAAGATATAAGAATAGATAATATAGACTTTAGTAGAGAAATAACTATAGAGGACGTGGAAGAGGGATTGAAGAAGGTAATGATAGAGGTTAGCTGGTATGAGGGTGAGCAGAGCTTTAAGCTGACTACCTTGCTGGCAGATAGGAGAAGGTTAGATTGA
- a CDS encoding type II secretion system F family protein produces the protein MDKKFQYQARDSSGRKKSGQIGAQSKQEAVTKLKAMGLLVLSLDEEKKGFSLRGYLDKLNSIEILPAKVGLKDKYIFCRQLSSMLSSGIPIVNGLQSLAKQVENKTLKGAVKDIAIEIEKGRSFSAALKQSPNIFSNYFIKLVEVGETGGFLDETLMNLANYFKDQNEKRKEIISNISYPMITMGSSVIVLILMMVKVLPNFMKTFEKLNVELPLPTKILLRVSNFMSSYWWLLLIGLIAILLSLYYYYQTDKGRYYIDNLLLKVPVLKDFILENSLIIFAKNLSLLERSGIPFLQGMEIVNQNITNRAIQQKLDKARLKIKDGFNITTALKQQDIFPDIALQMIQTAENTGSLEEKLKDIVDFYQEEVEEKFARIVALLEPSLIIFLTFGIGGIVASVILPIFKMSQGY, from the coding sequence GTGGATAAAAAGTTTCAATATCAAGCCCGGGACTCATCTGGTAGGAAGAAGTCAGGGCAGATTGGAGCCCAATCGAAGCAGGAGGCGGTCACCAAATTGAAGGCTATGGGGTTATTAGTGCTGAGTTTGGATGAGGAAAAGAAAGGGTTTAGCTTGAGAGGGTATCTAGATAAATTGAACTCTATTGAGATTTTACCAGCTAAAGTAGGTTTGAAGGATAAGTATATCTTCTGCCGTCAGCTCTCATCTATGCTCAGTTCAGGAATACCAATAGTCAATGGTTTGCAGTCACTAGCAAAGCAGGTGGAGAACAAGACTCTAAAAGGTGCTGTTAAGGATATTGCAATAGAGATTGAGAAGGGGAGGAGCTTCTCGGCTGCTTTAAAGCAGTCTCCTAATATATTCTCTAATTATTTTATTAAGCTGGTAGAAGTTGGAGAGACAGGGGGCTTCTTAGATGAAACCTTGATGAACTTGGCAAATTATTTTAAGGATCAAAATGAGAAGAGAAAAGAGATTATCTCAAATATCAGCTACCCTATGATTACTATGGGTTCTTCTGTAATCGTATTAATTTTGATGATGGTTAAAGTCTTGCCTAACTTTATGAAGACCTTTGAGAAGTTGAATGTAGAGCTACCTTTGCCCACTAAGATTTTATTGAGAGTTAGTAATTTTATGAGTAGTTATTGGTGGCTATTACTAATAGGTCTAATTGCTATATTATTATCACTCTATTATTATTATCAGACCGATAAAGGAAGGTACTATATCGATAATCTATTACTAAAAGTACCAGTTTTAAAGGACTTTATCTTAGAGAATTCATTGATTATCTTTGCTAAAAATCTAAGTCTTCTCGAAAGAAGTGGGATTCCCTTCCTACAGGGGATGGAGATAGTCAACCAGAATATAACTAATAGAGCTATCCAACAGAAACTAGATAAGGCTAGGTTGAAGATAAAGGATGGCTTCAATATCACTACAGCTCTCAAGCAACAGGATATCTTCCCAGATATTGCTTTACAGATGATACAGACTGCTGAGAATACAGGGAGTTTAGAGGAGAAGCTTAAGGATATTGTAGATTTCTATCAAGAGGAGGTAGAAGAGAAGTTTGCTAGAATAGTTGCTTTATTAGAGCCTAGTTTAATTATCTTCCTAACCTTTGGGATTGGAGGAATTGTAGCTTCAGTCATCTTGCCAATCTTTAAGATGTCACAAGGGTACTAA
- a CDS encoding type IV pilin protein — protein MFKKLIRNQEGFTLLELIVVVAVIGILAAIIVPQVSEIQDDAHEKSVRASLANIQTRLEQYKLSEDEGDGSYPAAGTWTSDLGIDGTDYTYVDDDEDNTNKQSKYTVHYAINLDDDSDDEYLYVDSSQSGVQDTLGETDETTAPSLP, from the coding sequence ATGTTTAAGAAATTAATCAGAAATCAAGAAGGGTTTACTCTACTAGAGTTAATCGTAGTAGTAGCAGTAATTGGTATCTTAGCTGCAATTATCGTACCACAGGTTAGTGAGATTCAAGATGATGCGCATGAAAAGAGTGTGAGAGCAAGTTTAGCAAATATTCAGACTAGACTAGAACAGTATAAATTAAGTGAAGATGAAGGTGATGGAAGTTATCCTGCTGCAGGTACATGGACTAGTGATTTAGGTATTGATGGAACAGATTATACTTATGTAGATGATGATGAAGATAATACTAATAAGCAATCCAAATATACAGTTCATTATGCTATTAATTTAGATGATGATAGTGACGATGAATATCTTTATGTTGATAGTTCTCAATCTGGAGTACAGGACACTTTAGGTGAAACCGACGAAACTACAGCACCTTCATTACCATAA
- a CDS encoding LamG domain-containing protein — protein sequence MIYNQFKQEEGSTLLLVLILMTVAITLITTMNNIIYSSVNQIKREEKIEKAKLLAEGGLEVALINYKNSIIIDEPQSLGEGKYRIDEARMIDGYLVIKSTGIIDNITRSVRIKKKLNIYFDGQNDYKTIPYRSDFDISDSITIEAWIKIDENANLPITIVSRKDIFKVYIDKNSKLAIDIYTKNNGGVQTVRTSKLDLSEWTHIAFVYDSQAESRNGKYQIYINTIKEKSASNLHNFLPTPENELVIGADSNYNEKWHGYIKDLRIWNKARTQGEIADNKDKHLTTSEPWLVFIYP from the coding sequence ATGATTTATAATCAATTTAAGCAAGAAGAAGGTTCAACTTTATTGTTGGTCTTGATACTTATGACTGTAGCTATCACTCTAATTACCACTATGAATAATATTATTTATAGCAGTGTTAATCAAATTAAAAGAGAAGAAAAGATAGAAAAAGCAAAATTATTAGCGGAAGGTGGTTTAGAAGTAGCTCTAATTAACTATAAGAATAGTATTATTATAGATGAGCCACAGAGTTTAGGTGAAGGAAAATATAGAATAGATGAAGCTAGGATGATTGATGGTTATTTGGTAATTAAGAGCACTGGAATAATAGATAATATTACTCGAAGTGTGCGAATTAAGAAAAAATTAAATATATATTTTGACGGACAAAATGATTATAAAACAATACCTTATCGCAGTGATTTTGATATAAGTGATAGTATTACTATTGAAGCATGGATTAAAATTGACGAAAATGCTAATTTACCGATTACTATAGTAAGTAGAAAAGATATCTTTAAAGTTTATATAGACAAAAATTCTAAACTTGCTATAGACATATATACTAAGAATAATGGTGGAGTTCAGACAGTAAGAACCTCCAAACTTGATTTATCTGAGTGGACTCATATTGCCTTTGTATATGATAGTCAAGCAGAGAGCAGAAATGGAAAATACCAAATTTATATAAATACTATTAAAGAAAAGAGTGCAAGTAATCTTCATAACTTTCTACCTACTCCAGAAAATGAATTAGTAATTGGAGCGGACTCTAATTATAATGAAAAATGGCATGGTTATATTAAAGATTTAAGAATTTGGAATAAAGCTAGAACTCAAGGGGAGATAGCCGATAATAAAGATAAACATTTGACAACATCTGAACCATGGTTAGTATTTATTTATCCATAA
- a CDS encoding GspE/PulE family protein: MGLNKKRLGDILIDENLINEDDLQEALKEQKRSNKRLGQILVELGLVTEEEIALSLNHQLGILLLTESDKESIKDEIISILDEEYIRENRVFPIRREGKMLILAMENPQNIVAIDEIEEKTNLEVMPRITTPSNIDSLIENYLGERKLEDFIDSIDEIAFEQVVEDEDIDQSLLQEQLEETPIIKTVNQIIVTGIRHKASDIHIEPMETGTRVRYRIDGVLHTEMIFRQNIHMALVSRIKVMSGLDIAERRKAQDGRINIEFANIKADLRISILPSVLGEKVVIRIFDKTNLKLNFNSIGFSTENLKKFKELIKKPNGMILLTGPTGSGKTTTLYTALNYLNEDTKNILTIEDPVEYQIQGITQTPVNPKKDMTFARVLRIFLRQDPDIIMVGEIRDKETAETAIQAALTGHLVLSTLHTNSAAGAINRLINMGVEPFLIADAVIGVVAQRLVRKLCPQCSSNTDITEYQLVKDYLSDNFTAMAAEGCDFCNNIGYKGRTAVHELLEVTPKIKEAIVDKSPSAKIEEIAIEEGMVSLFKDGLDKVNQGITSIEEVLRVADIS; encoded by the coding sequence ATGGGATTGAATAAAAAGCGTTTAGGCGATATATTAATAGATGAAAATCTGATAAATGAAGATGATTTACAAGAGGCATTAAAGGAGCAAAAGAGGTCAAATAAGAGATTAGGGCAGATATTAGTAGAGTTAGGTTTAGTTACTGAAGAGGAGATCGCACTATCCTTAAATCATCAGTTAGGTATCCTTTTACTAACAGAGAGTGATAAAGAGAGTATCAAAGATGAGATAATTAGTATCTTAGATGAAGAGTATATTAGAGAGAATAGAGTCTTTCCAATTAGAAGAGAAGGGAAGATGTTGATCTTGGCTATGGAGAACCCTCAAAATATTGTAGCCATAGATGAGATAGAGGAGAAGACGAATTTAGAGGTAATGCCTCGGATCACTACTCCTAGTAATATAGATAGCTTAATTGAGAATTATTTAGGAGAGAGGAAGCTAGAAGATTTTATTGATAGTATCGATGAGATTGCCTTTGAACAGGTGGTTGAAGATGAGGATATAGATCAGAGTCTCTTGCAGGAGCAGTTAGAGGAAACACCTATTATCAAGACCGTTAATCAAATAATCGTTACAGGGATTCGTCATAAAGCCAGTGATATCCATATCGAACCCATGGAGACAGGAACAAGGGTTAGGTATAGAATTGATGGTGTCTTACACACAGAAATGATCTTCCGCCAGAATATCCATATGGCTTTGGTATCTAGAATCAAGGTTATGAGTGGGCTTGATATAGCTGAGAGGAGAAAGGCTCAAGATGGAAGGATAAATATTGAGTTTGCAAATATAAAAGCAGATTTAAGAATCTCGATCTTACCTTCTGTCTTAGGTGAAAAGGTTGTAATTAGAATCTTTGATAAGACCAATCTAAAATTAAACTTCAATTCAATCGGTTTCTCTACAGAGAATTTGAAAAAGTTCAAAGAGCTAATCAAAAAGCCCAATGGGATGATATTATTGACAGGGCCTACTGGCAGTGGAAAGACAACTACTTTATATACAGCTTTAAATTATCTAAATGAAGATACTAAGAACATCCTGACCATTGAAGATCCTGTTGAGTATCAGATTCAAGGGATTACCCAGACCCCTGTTAATCCTAAAAAGGATATGACCTTTGCTAGAGTATTACGAATTTTCTTAAGACAAGACCCAGATATCATCATGGTAGGGGAGATAAGGGATAAAGAGACTGCTGAAACTGCAATTCAGGCTGCCCTAACAGGGCATTTAGTATTGAGTACTCTCCATACCAATAGTGCTGCAGGAGCAATTAACCGTTTAATCAATATGGGAGTAGAGCCCTTTTTGATTGCTGATGCTGTAATAGGGGTTGTTGCCCAGAGATTAGTTAGAAAGCTATGCCCTCAATGTAGTAGTAATACTGATATTACAGAATATCAGCTTGTTAAAGATTATTTAAGCGATAATTTCACAGCAATGGCAGCTGAGGGTTGTGATTTCTGTAATAATATTGGCTATAAAGGGAGGACTGCTGTCCATGAACTACTAGAGGTTACTCCCAAAATCAAGGAAGCTATCGTCGATAAGAGCCCTTCAGCTAAGATTGAGGAGATTGCAATTGAAGAAGGAATGGTTAGTTTATTTAAAGATGGACTGGATAAGGTGAATCAAGGGATAACTAGTATTGAAGAGGTATTGAGAGTAGCTGATATCAGTTAG
- a CDS encoding PilN domain-containing protein, with protein MVNFLTDEFFMKERFYNLLFVVVLLVISLIAFTSHIYLNLYLENKELELKQEVIRAELSKLGTNLLKVEDLKDKRRNIKDKLNENNRFLAKMVSTTTIFEELNLLYSEQLYLQNFQLNNNDFQLLGVTTEMRYLKQLNQSLKSSDFFDEFYLEEVDKLDNRIEFKIRGIFQKGA; from the coding sequence ATGGTTAATTTCTTAACTGATGAATTTTTTATGAAGGAGAGGTTTTATAATCTGTTATTTGTAGTTGTTTTATTAGTTATAAGTTTAATTGCTTTTACAAGTCATATATATTTAAATCTATATTTAGAGAATAAAGAGTTAGAATTGAAGCAAGAAGTTATAAGAGCAGAGCTATCAAAATTAGGCACTAATCTGCTTAAAGTAGAAGATTTAAAGGATAAAAGAAGGAATATAAAAGATAAATTAAATGAAAATAATAGATTTTTGGCAAAGATGGTCTCTACTACTACTATCTTTGAAGAACTTAATTTGTTATACTCTGAACAATTATATCTACAGAACTTTCAGTTAAATAATAATGATTTCCAACTCTTAGGGGTTACTACTGAGATGAGATACTTAAAGCAATTAAACCAGAGCTTAAAATCTTCTGATTTTTTCGATGAGTTCTATTTAGAAGAGGTTGATAAATTAGATAATAGAATTGAATTTAAGATAAGGGGTATCTTCCAGAAAGGAGCTTAG